From the genome of Acetobacter oryzifermentans:
TCAGACTATCTCGTTGATCATAGTTCGCTTCTTTACCTCATGCATGGACAAAATCATCTGGTTGGCATGATCCTCGTTGATGCTAGTGCCCATCAGATTGCAAGCGAGCTCAGATGACTTTTACCATCCTCCTGATGTCAGGTTTGACCTCATCTCGCAAACATCCGGTTTGCGAGAGTCAGAACAAGTAATGCGGCCCCCAGTTCTGGTAGAAGCAGCCCCAGAATGACAAGGGTCATAATACCGACAATTCCATATCTCTGAGAAGGCATGGCGGGCGGAACCCCCAAGGTTCCCACAGGTTTACGTTTAAGCCACAACACTGTTGCTGCACTGCTCATCATCAGTAAACCAGTTGCCACTAAAAAATTGATAGCCTGATTCATCTTTCCAAAAAGCTGGCCTTCATGCGCCGCAACGCCGTAGCCAATGATCCGATCGATAAGGCCTTTCTGGGCGAAAGTTGTATGTGCCTGCACATGGCCATCTGGTGTTACCGTCACACTTTCTCGCAAAGGTCGGTTTTGCGTGTCGGAACGTACAGTCCACATAGAACCAGATGGCGTAATGATGACCGGAGCGGGCAGGGAGAGAGTGCTCGCGGTCTGTACAACAGTATCCAGACTGCTTACCAAGTCCTCTTCAGGAAAAGAGGTGGAGACGGTTGGCATATCCATACCGGGCATATCCATGCTGCCTGTTGCAGGCTGCTTCTGTGATTGCCCGACCGGGTGCCCGGCAATGACCGTGGCGGCTGGAACCGCGCCGATTTCCCAGTCCTTGACTGAGGTCAGGCGACCAACCGTGTTTTCGACCGATTGCAGGGTATGTCCCCAGACAAAGGACCACGGTAGACCGGATACCAGAAACAGCACCAGAAACACTGATGCCCACACGCCAGTGACGGCATGGAGATCCCGCCACCGGGTTCGTCCCTTTATGCCAAGGCGTGGATAAACAACGCCTGCCAGTCCATTCTGACCGCGAGGCCACCAGAGCAGTAGGCCTGTCACAATGAGCACAATGGTCCATGATGCAACCATTTCCATAATGACAGAACCCATATTGCCCAGCAGCAACTGACCGTGCAACCGAAAAACCAGACGCTCAAATCTGTTCTCTTCCAGAACAGTTTTCAGAACAGTGTGGGTGTTCCTGTCCACATAGACCCGCACGGCCTCTCCTTCTGGTCTGCTGACCAGAATACGTGCGGCACTCTGCGAAGTCCGCGGAAGTTCATAAGCCAGGAAAGCCCCCTGCGGCACTGCTGATAAAGCAGCCTGAACGTCACGCTTGGGAGAGGGCGACTGAACTGTGAGCAGATGGTCATATCGCCAGTCAATCCAGTCATCAATCTGGGGTTTGAAGAGATAAACCGCTCCGGTCAGAGAGAGAAAAGCCACAAAAGGCAGGCAGAACAGCCCTGCGAAGAAATGCCAGCGCCAGAGCGTGCGGCGGTCTGGCCAGAGAGTGGCAATGTGTATGGTCATGGCACTATCCCTCAAAACCTGATCCGCATGCCGCCAAAATACGCACGGGGCGAACCTGCATAGATGGAGCCTGTGCTGTTCATGAGTGTCGTGGCACCGGCCTGCTGACCATTGGCTTGCAGTTTATCGCTGATGTTTGTGGCCCCTGCGATATAGGTCTGGTTGGCGACGTTCTGTACCTCGAAATACCAGTGCAAACGATGTGCCCAGCCAAACCGGGCGGGGGGATCATAATGTATTTCAAGATTAAGCAGCGCATACCCCGGCGCTTTCAGGCGATTGGCGTTATCTAGCCAGTAAGAATCACGCCACGTGACTTCCGCGTATCCGCCCAGCCCTTCCAGTAAACCGTCAGGCTGGTCATAAAGAAAGCGGGCATTAAGAAAATTGGGAATGACCCCGGGGATATAATGCCCTTTACGGCTGAAGCTGTGTGAGAGCGTGCTGTTGGAAAGAACTTCGGTATAATTGGTATAAATCTGGTTATCATAGGTGTAGCTCAGTTTAACCCGACCGCCGGGAAGCATTTTGGGCAACGGCTTCCACGCCACACCCAGAACAACACCACGATGTTCGGACGCGGGTGCGTTAAAAGTGTAGGAACCAACGGTGTTGACACCGGCAGACTGGCTGACCAGTTCGTTCTTATAAAACTCGTAAAAACCTGTTGCCTGAATGCTGATCGTCGAAGAGGGATGCCAGTCAGCGCCCAGATCAATGCCGACACTTGTCTGGCTTTTCAGTTGTGTATTGTTCCCGTATTCCCCCTGTGGCGTAATGAAAAGATTGGAAGAGGATGGGGTGCCATAGGCTGTGCCAACACGGGTATGAAGCGTCCAGTCTTTTGATGGCGTATAAATCAACGCGCCTTCTGGCGCGAGATTGAAATAGAAACGATTGGCTGTGATGGCCCGCTGGGTGTTGAGCGTTGCGGAGTAGCCATAGAGTGTTTCGGTTGCGCCAATATCGGAATATGTGCCGCCAAGCCCGGCGACAATGTGCCAGTCGGGTGCAAAATGCCAGTCTTCCTGAAAGCGCGCTCCGAGATTCCACTGGTGCCCGTAGCTTTCGGAATTCATGGCCCCTCGTGTTGCACCGCCCAGGGGCATGATGTTGTAAGTCTGTGAACCAAAATCGAGATAATCAAAATTCACGCCAGCAAATGTTTCCAACGCTCTGCCCGCAAGTTGCGCATGGTTGGTTATGTCGCTGCTTACATTATAGGAATTATAAGGACCGACATACGCCATAGGGGACGTTGGCTGGTCGATATGGCGCTGATCGTATGTAAACTGGTTTCGCCATGTTGTGTGGCTGTTGAAATCATGCTCCCAGCGCAGGCCAACCACCGTGCGCCGATCAAAGCGCCCCAACCCTGCCTCTTCAGGGCTCATGGCAACCTTCGCGCCATAGCGGCCATTGACCAACAGATTGACAGATGCGCAGCCAGTTGCTGCGCTGGACGCATTGGCGCACCCTTGCTGGTAAGGATTGGCCCGATACTGGTTGAGTGACAATCTTGCTGGCAAAAACGCATCCGTGACGTTGTTGACAAATTTCAGGATAAGACGATCAGCAGACGTCAGATTGACACGCAGCCGCACATTTTCTGTCGAGGTATTATAACGACTATTGGCAATGAAGCCGTTTCCACGCACATCGCTGCCAAAGATCATCAGATCGTAGTGTCTGTTGCCAAAGCCGAGGGTGGCATAGTTGTTGAACATCCCGAAACTGCCGAAATCGGAGCCCAGTTCCAGTCCGTGAATATCTGCTCCCTTCCGGGTGCGGAAATTGATGGCGCCGTTGATGGCATAATTACCATACAGGGTTGAGGCTGGCCCCTCGAAAACATCGACACCCTGATAGGCATGAGGGTCGATCAAGTCGGCCCGAGCTGTCCCATCAGGCTGGGTCATGGGGAACCCATCTTCCAGCACCTGAATATTTTTAAGTCCCCATGATTGACGATCTCCCGACCCACGAATGGAAACGTTTGTATCGCGAGGGCCATTCCCCTGAGTGAAGCTGACACCGGGAATGGTGACCACCATGTCTGCAACACTCTGTCCAACCTGGTTCGCGAAATTACTTCGATCGGAACTATAAGTCGTCTGGCCTGCAGGTCGAGTAAGGGCTGAAGATCGGCTTAATCCCGTTACAAGAATCTGTTCGTTTTTGGCGGGAGTTTTTTTGGTTCTGGGCGTAGGAAGAACACGCTTACTCAAAGATGGACGAGGCTTCTCTGCACCGATGGCAGCGTGCGTCGTGGTGGCCGAGAAAATGGCACCAGCGATCATTGTCCCGTAAAACGGGAGTGAAAAATAAACAGTACGAAACATGTGAAGGAACCTGAAGAGACAGCACAAAAAGCTCACCTACATGATTAGGTGAGCGGCTCTTTCAATTCAGATCAGACAGGAGGTCCCTGAGGGCAGAGAGAAGTCCGTTTCGGTGTTGGCGGCCCCCGGATGGCTGTGAACATCCATGTCTGGCGAATGCCAGCAACACACAATCCTATAAAAAGACAGAAAACGATGCTTACAATAAGCAGATCCAATGCCTCGGACAGAAGAAAGCCGTCATCGTCGGGAGCGGTTGAGTGATGGTTCTGTCCGTCTGGATCAGACGATGTGTTCTGAGCATCGCAAAGAATGCTCAGCTGTGTAAAAGTTTTGAGGGGATCGTCGATCAGTGCTGTTGGGGAAGCAATTCCGCCAAATGTCAGGCGTGCAATCAGCGCAAGCAATACGAGAGGCCAGAAGGCCAGCAGGTAGGTTGAACTGTGAGTGCGAGAGAGCATGTGAAGACAATTATATCAAATTCTTTTTGCGAACTAGATAATATCAGCGCCGGAAGTGCAACGCACACATGCCGCAGATAATGTTTGCTATGCGGAGAGGGTTAGGGGCGTCCTTGGGTGTGGTTGAATTGGGTTGCTTATGCAGTTCCCGATCAGGCCGAAAGCGCCAGCGGGAAGGTGGTCGCGCCATTGCGGTAGGTGCTACCGTGGGTGGCTTGATGTTCAGTGTCGGCGGTGTGTTTGGTGTCGGTCAGTACCATTCTTCTGTTTTTAGCTTTGCTGATCGCACTTTGGGTCAAGACAAGTCCATTTTTCTCATAGGAATGCTGGCAGGAGGCAGGAAGTTA
Proteins encoded in this window:
- a CDS encoding PepSY-associated TM helix domain-containing protein yields the protein MTIHIATLWPDRRTLWRWHFFAGLFCLPFVAFLSLTGAVYLFKPQIDDWIDWRYDHLLTVQSPSPKRDVQAALSAVPQGAFLAYELPRTSQSAARILVSRPEGEAVRVYVDRNTHTVLKTVLEENRFERLVFRLHGQLLLGNMGSVIMEMVASWTIVLIVTGLLLWWPRGQNGLAGVVYPRLGIKGRTRWRDLHAVTGVWASVFLVLFLVSGLPWSFVWGHTLQSVENTVGRLTSVKDWEIGAVPAATVIAGHPVGQSQKQPATGSMDMPGMDMPTVSTSFPEEDLVSSLDTVVQTASTLSLPAPVIITPSGSMWTVRSDTQNRPLRESVTVTPDGHVQAHTTFAQKGLIDRIIGYGVAAHEGQLFGKMNQAINFLVATGLLMMSSAATVLWLKRKPVGTLGVPPAMPSQRYGIVGIMTLVILGLLLPELGAALLVLTLANRMFAR
- a CDS encoding TonB-dependent receptor family protein — translated: MIAGAIFSATTTHAAIGAEKPRPSLSKRVLPTPRTKKTPAKNEQILVTGLSRSSALTRPAGQTTYSSDRSNFANQVGQSVADMVVTIPGVSFTQGNGPRDTNVSIRGSGDRQSWGLKNIQVLEDGFPMTQPDGTARADLIDPHAYQGVDVFEGPASTLYGNYAINGAINFRTRKGADIHGLELGSDFGSFGMFNNYATLGFGNRHYDLMIFGSDVRGNGFIANSRYNTSTENVRLRVNLTSADRLILKFVNNVTDAFLPARLSLNQYRANPYQQGCANASSAATGCASVNLLVNGRYGAKVAMSPEEAGLGRFDRRTVVGLRWEHDFNSHTTWRNQFTYDQRHIDQPTSPMAYVGPYNSYNVSSDITNHAQLAGRALETFAGVNFDYLDFGSQTYNIMPLGGATRGAMNSESYGHQWNLGARFQEDWHFAPDWHIVAGLGGTYSDIGATETLYGYSATLNTQRAITANRFYFNLAPEGALIYTPSKDWTLHTRVGTAYGTPSSSNLFITPQGEYGNNTQLKSQTSVGIDLGADWHPSSTISIQATGFYEFYKNELVSQSAGVNTVGSYTFNAPASEHRGVVLGVAWKPLPKMLPGGRVKLSYTYDNQIYTNYTEVLSNSTLSHSFSRKGHYIPGVIPNFLNARFLYDQPDGLLEGLGGYAEVTWRDSYWLDNANRLKAPGYALLNLEIHYDPPARFGWAHRLHWYFEVQNVANQTYIAGATNISDKLQANGQQAGATTLMNSTGSIYAGSPRAYFGGMRIRF